The following coding sequences lie in one Crassostrea angulata isolate pt1a10 chromosome 10, ASM2561291v2, whole genome shotgun sequence genomic window:
- the LOC128167268 gene encoding protein fem-1 homolog A-A-like, which translates to MAAAVKSGKFRGRFLNTIKTMIGWNSMQRVLEKKNRVTRERIIAESFHQRELEIGIEMACAVGNLEAVEFLVDECGVVVDKIKNSCVWSAASERHSNIVKYFIEKHSVDVNLETDQGMGIIHYACVAGDDKFAEYLVKKGANLRSTDNKKVNCLMAGAWAGSKKICEMAIEAGVDVNAKNSKGEHVLHGTIRQGYNVNQSRLNVIDYLVKAGADVNSVNGSNIPVVIYAALTLNGCTKTLGYFLKHPKVHMQDKIEAIKFGGAFLFSQGNEKRGFKFWTRAVELKEKMKEDENNNSAPSCYDFSSYEPACVADVQRFQECQVLPIKFMVALLTKLHIKFGYDCLTQLENFTDVILTLGIYDFYLEVFSFIFLHTFQNNENVNAIPEYDAAFRSICAIIAWEAKKGEEVFPCVLKFFAKMASGFEQRLPHCKTIKEEIVNKTKLLRDMLFNAFDVVCPSDDEDDNSDCWSECDDYKDGKHKHMYMTLMMKLSAVILQIFPTHKKEFRPYLRKLLTTNFRDEKGATFLQVAIECIDSYGYHGDEEIQVELVKMLIEEGVNVNATDNYNCTAVHGLARVVYSGNKHLIQEILDLMLQHGAHLDIFNKSGWSGLDEMIDSNVTVYPVANQSLQCLAAKVIMEEGLDYHSTTPKALWEFIELHDPQEHIHEDEIPYAYYSEDHHDEHECEVY; encoded by the coding sequence ATGGCGGCAGCTGTGAAGTCTGGCAAATTTAGAGGAAGATTTCTAAATACCATCAAAACTATGATTGGCTGGAATTCTATGCAGAgagttttagagaagaaaaaCAGAGTTACAAGAGAAAGAATCATTGCTGAATCATTTCACCAAAGAGAATTAGAAATTGGTATTGAAATGGCGTGCGCAGTTGGAAATCTTGAGGCGGTAGAGTTTCTGGTGGATGAATGTGGTGTTGTCGTTGATAAAATCAAGAACAGTTGTGTGTGGTCTGCAGCCAGTGAAAGACATtcaaatattgtcaagtatttcattgaaaaacacTCTGTCGATGTCAATTTAGAGACTGATCAAGGAATGGGAATCATACATTACGCATGTGTTGCTGGAGATGACAAATTTGCAGAATACCTTGTTAAGAAAGGGGCCAATTTGAGAAGCACAGATAACAAGAAAGTAAATTGCCTCATGGCTGGTGCATGGGCTGGCTCCAAGAAAATATGCGAGATGGCCATAGAAGCAGGAGTGGATGTTAATGCCAAAAACAGCAAGGGAGAGCATGTACTGCATGGGACTATCAGGCAGGGTTATAATGTAAACCAGAGTCGTCTGAACGTCATTGACTATCTAGTGAAGGCAGGAGCAGATGTCAATAGCGTGAATGGCTCCAACATCCCTGTTGTTATATATGCAGCTCTTACTTTGAATGGTTGTACAAAAACTCTCGGATATTTCCTTAAGCACCCCAAAGTACATATGCAAGATAAAATTGAAGCTATAAAATTTGGTGGAGCTTTCTTGTTTAGCCAGGGGAATGAAAAGAGAGGCTTCAAATTTTGGACAAGAGCTGTAGAACTTAAAGAAAAGATGAAAGAAGACGAGAACAACAATTCTGCACCTAGCTGTTATGATTTCTCCTCTTATGAACCTGCCTGTGTTGCTGATGTCCAAAGATTTCAGGAATGTCAAGTCTTACCAATCAAGTTTATGGTTGCCTTGCTGACAAAACTCCACATCAAGTTTGGCTATGATTGTTTGACACAACTTGAGAATTTTACAGATGTTATCCTTACACTTGGCATCTATGACTTCTATTTAGAGGTTTTCTCATTCATATTTCTCCACACTTtccaaaataatgaaaatgttaatGCCATTCCAGAGTATGATGCTGCATTCAGAAGCATTTGTGCAATTATAGCTTGGGAAGCAAAGAAAGGAGAGGAAGTATTTCCATGCGTATtgaaattttttgcaaaaatggcAAGTGGATTTGAACAGAGACTTCCCCACTGCAAGACAATCAAGGAGGAGATTGTGAATAAAACCAAGTTATTGAGAGACATGCTATTCAATGCTTTTGATGTTGTCTGTCCCAGTGATGATGAAGATGACAATTCTGACTGTTGGAGTGAGTGTGATGACTACAAAGATGGCAAACACAAGCACATGTACATGACACTGATGATGAAACTTAGTGCTGTAATCCTTCAGATTTTTCCCACCCACAAAAAAGAGTTCCGTCCATATCTGCGCAAACTTCTGACAACAAATTTCAGGGATGAAAAGGGAGCCACTTTCCTTCAAGTTGCCATTGAGTGCATTGACTCGTATGGTTATCATGGAGATGAGGAAATTCAAGTTGAGTTGGTGAAAATGTTGATAGAGGAAGGAGTGAATGTCAATGCCACAGACAACTACAACTGCACTGCTGTCCATGGTCTGGCTAGAGTTGTCTACAGTGGAAACAAACACCTAATTCAGGAGATTCTGGATCTCATGTTGCAGCATGGTGCACACTTGgacattttcaataaaagtgGCTGGTCAGGTCTGGATGAAATGATTGATTCTAATGTGACAGTGTATCCCGTAGCCAACCAATCTCTACAGTGTCTTGCAGCTAAGGTCATCATGGAAGAAGGCTTGGACTATCACAGCACCACCCCCAAAGCATTATGGGAGTTCATTGAATTACATGACCCACAAGAACATATCCACGAAGATGAGATTCCATATGCTTACTACAGTGAAGATCATCATGATGAACATGAATGTGAGGTCTACTGA